GGTGTACGGCTTCCCAGATGCGTTCTTTCGGCATGCAGAGCGACAACCGGATGTAGCGGTTGCCTTTCGGACCGAAGATGAAGCCGGGGGCAATGAATATGTGCTTGTTGTAGAGCAGATCGTCTACCAACTGCTCGGCAGACGGGACCTCATTGGGCAACTTAGCCCAGAAGAACATGCCTTCTTGATCGTCGGCGTAGGTGCAATCCAGCGCGTCCAGAAAAGCCGTAGCGGCTTCGAGCCGGCCTTCGTAGACGGCGTTGCGCTCCTGGTGCCACTCATCGGGGTTGCCCAGCGCTTCGGCAGCCGCGTCCATCACGGGTTTAAACATGCCGGAATCCACGTTGCTTTTGATCGACAATACCGCATCAATGTACGGTTTCGACGCGGCCATCCAGCCAACCCGCCAGCCCGCCATGTTGTGCGATTTGCTCATCGAGTTCAGCTCAATGGCGACATCTTTCGCCCCATCGATGGAAAGCAGACTAAGGGGCGGCTTTTTGTTCAGAATCAGGCTGTACGGATTGTCGTGGCAGAGCAAAATCCGGTGATCGTTGGCAAACCGGACGGCTTTTTCAAACAACTCCCGCGTGGCCGGGGCGCCCGTCGGCATGTGCGGATAATTGAGCCACATGATCTTGGTTCGGTCGGACACCCGCCCCGCCATCGCCGGCCAGTCCGGTTGCCAGCCCTGGTTTTCCAGCAGCGGGTATTCCTTCACATTGGCCCCCACCATCCGGCTCACGGCGCGGTAGGCCGGGTAGCCCAGCTCCGGTACGAGCACTTCGTCACCGTCGTTGAGAAACGTCAGCGAAATATGCGTAATGCCTTCTTTGGAACCCAGCAACGGCAGAATTTCCGTTTCCGAATCGAGCAGAACCTGATACGTATGCGCGTAATATCGAGCAATGGCACTCCGGAGGTCGGGCGTACCTTTATAATTTTGATAACCGTGGGCGTTGGCCTGCGCAGCCGATTGGCTTAACGCCTGGAGGGTGTTGGCAGAGGGCATCATGTCGGGGTTGCCGATGCCCATGTTAATCACGTCGTGCCCGGCCGCCA
This Larkinella insperata DNA region includes the following protein-coding sequences:
- a CDS encoding pyridoxal phosphate-dependent aminotransferase, which gives rise to MIIPVAHRAGQTQEYYFSVKLAEVRKLLAAGHDVINMGIGNPDMMPSANTLQALSQSAAQANAHGYQNYKGTPDLRSAIARYYAHTYQVLLDSETEILPLLGSKEGITHISLTFLNDGDEVLVPELGYPAYRAVSRMVGANVKEYPLLENQGWQPDWPAMAGRVSDRTKIMWLNYPHMPTGAPATRELFEKAVRFANDHRILLCHDNPYSLILNKKPPLSLLSIDGAKDVAIELNSMSKSHNMAGWRVGWMAASKPYIDAVLSIKSNVDSGMFKPVMDAAAEALGNPDEWHQERNAVYEGRLEAATAFLDALDCTYADDQEGMFFWAKLPNEVPSAEQLVDDLLYNKHIFIAPGFIFGPKGNRYIRLSLCMPKERIWEAVHRISK